The window GGCGGTCGAGCAGGCCAACCAGCCCAACGCGGCCGGTGGCGCCGGCGCCGCCCAACCGGCCGGCAGCGATGCCGCCCCCGGCAGCGCCCCCGCGGCGGCGGACAACACGGCGGGCGCGGACCAGACCGCGGCCGCCCCCGGCGCCGCTGCGGCCGCGCCGGGCGCCCCCGCGGCCACCACCGGCAAGGCGGCGACGACCGGCAAGGCCACCGCAGCCAAGCCAGGCGCCGGCACCGGCAAGGCCGGCAAGACCGAGGCCGCCAAACCGGGCGCACCGGCCGCGCCGGCGGCGGGCAAGCTGACCGCCACCGACACCGGCGTCACCGCGAGCACCATCAAGCTCGGTCACATCGGCATCTACTCCGGGCCGGTGGGATCGTTCGGGCAGAACCTCTCCTGGGCCTGCCGCGCCGGTCTGCAGGCGCTCAACGACGCGGGCGGCATCAACGGGCGCAAGCTCGACGTGCAGGTCCGCGACGACGGCTGGGACGCCACCAAGGGCAGCAACGCGGTGCGCGACCTGGTGGAGCGCGCCAAGGTCTATGCGTTGGCCTGTAGCCAGTCGGTGCCCACCAACGACGCGGTCACCCCGTACCTGGACCAGCAGAAGGTGCCCAATGTGGGCAGCGACGGTTGGGGCGAGGCGCAGTACGCCGGCGCCTGGAGTTTCCCGGTGGGCGCGTCCGGCGAGCTCGAGGGGGTGCACCTGGCGGAGTACCAGTACAAGGTGCAGGGCGTGCGCACGGTCGGCATCATCCACTTCAACAACACCACCGGCACCGCCTACCGAGACGCCTACAAGCGGGCCTTCGAGGCGCTCGGCGGCAAGGTCCTGGTGACCCAGGCGGCCAACTTCGACGACCCGGGCACCACCACGTTCATCGCGCAGTGCCGCACCAAGAACGTGGACGCGATCACCGCGATGGTTGACCCCGGCATCTTCGCCCGCATGGTCCGCGAGGCGGCGGCGCAGGCCTACAAGCCGAAGTACGGCTACTCCGGTGGGGCCGCGCTGTACTTCCAGGTCACCCCGACATTCACCGGGCCGACCGCCGAGGGCACCATCGCCTCCATCGACTGGATCCCGGACGACCCGACCGGACCGGCCGCGAAGGACCCCGGCTTCAGCGCCTACAAAAACACGGTCGAGAAGTACTACCCGCACATCGACCACTCCAACTGGACCAAGGCCGCCTACGTGGGCTCGGTACTGTTGGGCGACACGCTGAAGAAGCTCGGGCTGAACGTCACCCGCGAGGGCCTCAAGGACGAGCTGGACAAGGTCTCCAACTTCGACAGCGGCCTGGGACCGAAGCTGTCCTGGAGCCCCGGCCACCACCGCTCCAACTCCACCAGCTATCTGGTGCAGTTGCAGAAGTCCGGCAACAAGCTCGTGTGGAAGTACCTGTACGGACCCATGACCGACGTCCCGCCCTGGCTCGGCAAGGAAGACTGATACCGCGTCACTTCGGGTGGATCGGAGCTGAGCCCTGTGCGTTTTTTCTCGATGCTGGCGCTGCCCGCGGTGGCCACCGCGTTGATCACCATGCAGGCCGCGCCTGCGGCGGCGGACGATCCCGACCCGTTCCCCGGCTTCACCGCGGTGGAGTCCTACGCCCAGGGCCAGGTGTTCACCGGGTACCTGTTCGCGGTCGGTGACGAGGAGAGTCGGCTGGTGGGGGCGAACGCGACGCTCAACGGCCCGCCCGCGGGTTCCGGGGCGATCGCGGCGTTCTTCCAGCGTGGTGCAGGTGGCACCTACGTCTATGACTTCCTCGGCGGCGGCCAGCCCGGCAAAGCGGGCGCGCTACCCGACCCGCCGCCGGGGGAGGCCGATGGTTACTTCCCCGCCTCCCCGAGCTCGGGCACCTTCGCCGGTCCCATCAGCACGGCGTCCGGCCAGGCCGCGGACGGGCGGTTCCACGCCGAGGCCACGCCCACCCCCAGTGCCATCGCCGACGCGGCGGCCACCGACGTCAACGCCGCGGGCCAGTTCGTGATGGAGTGGGCGCACGTCAACTCGCACACAGAACCCGTCAAGGGTGGGGTGCTGGCCACCTCCACCTCGGTGCTGCACGGCCTCACCATCGGGCCGTTGCGCATCGACAACTTGACCTCGACGGCCACCGGGCTGATCACGCCGAAGGGCAAGCCGCAGGGCACGGTGAGCACCATCGTCACCGGTGCCACGGTGAGCGGGACCCCGGTGCAGATCACCGACCACGGCCTCGTGGTCTCCGGCACCCCGGGTCCGGGCCCGCAGCAGCAGGTGAACGACGCGATGGCGCAGGCCGGTTATTCCGGCGTCGCGATCCTGCCCGCCAAGATCAATACCGACGATGACGGCACCTTCCACGCGGTCACCAACGGGCTGCAGATGATCTACCGCAACGACGATTTGGGGGCCAACAACCCACAGGGCTTCGCCGGTGGCGGCATGGCGTTCGGTGGTGCCGCGATACGCATGCTGGGC is drawn from Sporichthyaceae bacterium and contains these coding sequences:
- a CDS encoding ABC transporter substrate-binding protein translates to MSRSVPLIATASASLLFLAACGGGSAQRAAVEQANQPNAAGGAGAAQPAGSDAAPGSAPAAADNTAGADQTAAAPGAAAAAPGAPAATTGKAATTGKATAAKPGAGTGKAGKTEAAKPGAPAAPAAGKLTATDTGVTASTIKLGHIGIYSGPVGSFGQNLSWACRAGLQALNDAGGINGRKLDVQVRDDGWDATKGSNAVRDLVERAKVYALACSQSVPTNDAVTPYLDQQKVPNVGSDGWGEAQYAGAWSFPVGASGELEGVHLAEYQYKVQGVRTVGIIHFNNTTGTAYRDAYKRAFEALGGKVLVTQAANFDDPGTTTFIAQCRTKNVDAITAMVDPGIFARMVREAAAQAYKPKYGYSGGAALYFQVTPTFTGPTAEGTIASIDWIPDDPTGPAAKDPGFSAYKNTVEKYYPHIDHSNWTKAAYVGSVLLGDTLKKLGLNVTREGLKDELDKVSNFDSGLGPKLSWSPGHHRSNSTSYLVQLQKSGNKLVWKYLYGPMTDVPPWLGKED